In Ignavibacteriales bacterium, the sequence CCTCAATTGCCGATTTGATGGCATGCGATGATTCCGGCGCAGGGATAATTCCTTCTGTTTGCGCGAACAGCACTCCAGCTTCGAATATTTCAGTCTGGCTGTATGCCTGCGCTTCAATCAGTTTATCCTTATACAATTTGCTGACGATAGGAGACATGCCGTGGTAGCGTAATCCGCCGGCGTGAATCGAGGGCGGCATGAAATCATGTCCGAGCGTGTACATCATAAGCAACGGCGTCATTCCGGCAACATCCCCCAAGTCGTACCGGTACTCGCCTTTTGTTAATGACGGACACGTGGTCGGTTCAACTGCAATGGCTCGAAGTTTTTTCCCACCAATTTTATCTTTAATAAACGGCAGTACAATACCGCCGAAATTCGATCCGCCGCCCACACAACCGATGACGATATCAGGATACACTCCGGCTTTCTCCATTTGTTTCTGCGATTCCAGTCCGATGATTGTTTGATGCAGCAGCACGTGGTTCAACACGCTGCCAAGTGCATAATTGGTATCCTGACGGCCTGCGGCGTCTTCTACTGCTTCGCTAATGGCAAGGCCAAGGCTGCCGGTTGAATTTGGATTCTTTGCAAGTGCATCCCTGCCCGCTTTTGTGTCGGTGCTCGGACTCGCAACCACTTCCGCTCCCCACGTGTGAATCATAGAACGGCGATACGGCTTCTGCTCATAACTCACCTTGACCATATATACCTTGCATTCCATCTTGAACATTTTACATGCCAACGACAGTGCACTTCCCCACTGTCCGGCTCCCGTTTCTGTGGCAATGCGCTTTATCCCGGCTTCTTTATTATAGTACGCCTGTGCAAGTGCCGTATTCAATTTATGGCTTCCTGCCGGACTGACACCTTCATATTTGTAATATATTTGCGCAGGAGTATCGAGTGCTTTTTCAAGATCAAGGGCACGGATGAGCGGCGTTGGACGATACGTGGCGTATGCGTTCCGCACTGCATCCGGAATTTCAATCAGCCGTTCTGTGGTTACTTCTTGTTTTATCAATTCCATGGGAAAGATTGGTGCGAGATCCTGCGGACCAACCGGCTGTTTGGTGCCGGGATGAAGCGGCGGGTCCATAGGTGTAGGCAGATCCGCAAGGATATTGTAATAGTGAGTCGGAATTTCTTTTTCTTCGAGCATAAATTTACGTGGCATAACGACCTCCATGTTGTTGAATGTTGATGTTGTTTATGTGATTAATAATTGTGAACAGAGGTTCCCACGACAGATCGATTCGGCATGAAACGAAAAAAGTGGGAACGCTCTCGTCCGCGTTTCCACCTTTGCTGGGTAATCGATGTAAATGAGCTACCTCAGAGGAAGCGCGGACTTTATCCAGCGCCACCACCAAGCCTGTTGCTGACTGCGATATTCTAATTCATTGCTCATTCTGGAATTAGAATAATAAATCTTTCAAAAAAAGTCAAGAACACATTTAAAAATTCTTTCAATTAATTTCTCATATTGATGCACGAAGACAGGACAGACAATAAACACTTACGATCATAGAGGTTGACAAGGAAGAAATAGTTTATCATTTTTGAATAGTGCTTCATTATTCAGAGGAATAAAAACATGCGGAAGCGCGAAGGGAACAAAGAACAGGCGATTTTGGATGCAGCAGTAAAAGTATTCGCAAAGGACGGGTATTACCATGCGAAAATATCGTCCATAGCGGATCTCGCCGGTGTTGCTACCGGAAGCATCTACCTTTACTACAAGAATAAAGAAGGTATTTTACTCACAATCTTCGACCGTCTGTGGTCTGAATTAACCAATGGATTGCGGATTATCGTAAAACGTTCAGATATAGACCCTGCACAAAAACTCGACCTTGTGATTGATAATTTTTTCGGGCTCTTCATCGCAAATCCATCTATCGCCTCTGTGTTTGTTAACGAACAGCACCTTTTGATCAACAACAAACGAGGAAATGTTGCTAAGCACTATAACGATTTTTTCGACCTTGCCGAAGAAATTATCCGGGAAGGTGTACGAAAGAAAATATTCAGAACCGATATAGATATAACACTCTTTCGTCATTTCATCACAGGAGGGCTGCGGAATCTGCTGGGTCAATGGGCGCAGCAATCTCAGACTCTGACTTTGGACTCCATCCGTCAAAATGTAAAAAACTTCATGAAGCACGGCCTCATGTAAATGATTCGATTCTTTTGCTGTTCCTTTATTCCCACCATGTAAAGACAAATAATTTATTTGATTTTTTACTAAAAAAACCTCAATTTACTAT encodes:
- a CDS encoding TrpB-like pyridoxal phosphate-dependent enzyme, coding for MPRKFMLEEKEIPTHYYNILADLPTPMDPPLHPGTKQPVGPQDLAPIFPMELIKQEVTTERLIEIPDAVRNAYATYRPTPLIRALDLEKALDTPAQIYYKYEGVSPAGSHKLNTALAQAYYNKEAGIKRIATETGAGQWGSALSLACKMFKMECKVYMVKVSYEQKPYRRSMIHTWGAEVVASPSTDTKAGRDALAKNPNSTGSLGLAISEAVEDAAGRQDTNYALGSVLNHVLLHQTIIGLESQKQMEKAGVYPDIVIGCVGGGSNFGGIVLPFIKDKIGGKKLRAIAVEPTTCPSLTKGEYRYDLGDVAGMTPLLMMYTLGHDFMPPSIHAGGLRYHGMSPIVSKLYKDKLIEAQAYSQTEIFEAGVLFAQTEGIIPAPESSHAIKSAIEEAKKAKVEGTKKIILFNLSGHGHFDMSAYDAYFAGKLGNGNGNGK
- a CDS encoding TetR/AcrR family transcriptional regulator — encoded protein: MRKREGNKEQAILDAAVKVFAKDGYYHAKISSIADLAGVATGSIYLYYKNKEGILLTIFDRLWSELTNGLRIIVKRSDIDPAQKLDLVIDNFFGLFIANPSIASVFVNEQHLLINNKRGNVAKHYNDFFDLAEEIIREGVRKKIFRTDIDITLFRHFITGGLRNLLGQWAQQSQTLTLDSIRQNVKNFMKHGLM